The following are encoded together in the Vigna angularis cultivar LongXiaoDou No.4 chromosome 9, ASM1680809v1, whole genome shotgun sequence genome:
- the LOC108321585 gene encoding putative UDP-rhamnose:rhamnosyltransferase 1, which translates to MQKQTYEMAENTIHVVMIPWSAFGHLIPFFQLSIALAKSGVHVSFISTPKNIQRLPKVPSNLAHLIDLVQLPLPSLDKDLLPEGAEATVDIPFEKIQYLKLAYDNLQHAVKQFVGNQLPDWIICDFCQHWITDIAQEHQVKLIYFSVYSASTMAFLGPPGTRKAPVSPESLTVPPQWLTFPSSVALQRHEASAFCANHYEENASGIGDLERFAKVFSASKAIIFRSCYEIEGDYLNAFQKLAGKPVIPIGLLPVERGNVEGVRGETFEWLDRQACRSVLFVGFGSECKLSKDQVFEIAYGVEESKLPFLWALRKPSWANNDENSLPFGFIERTSKRGIVCMGWIPQQEILAHPCIGGSLFHSGWGSAIETLQFGHTLVLLPFIADQPLNARFLVEKGLAIEVKRNADGSFSRNDIATSIKQAMVLEEGKNIRANTGEAATIVGNRKLHQDHYIAAFVQFLKK; encoded by the coding sequence ATGCAGAAGCAGACCTATGAAATGGCTGAGAATACAATTCATGTGGTGATGATTCCATGGTCTGCCTTTGGCCACTTGATCCCATTTTTCCAACTTTCCATAGCCTTGGCCAAATCTGGTGTTCATGTCTCCTTCATATCAACGCCCAAAAACATTCAAAGGCTTCCTAAAGTTCCTTCAAATTTAGCCCATTTGATTGATCTGGTGCAACTTCCTTTGCCATCACTAGATAAAGACCTCTTGCCAGAAGGTGCTGAGGCCACTGTGGACATTCCATTTGAAAAAATTCAATACTTGAAGTTGGCATATGATAATCTGCAACATGCTGTGAAGCAATTTGTGGGCAATCAGTTACCAGATTGGATAATTTGTGACTTTTGTCAGCACTGGATCACAGACATTGCTCAAGAGCATCAGGTGAAGTTAATCTACTTTTCTGTTTACTCGGCTTCTACAATGGCATTCTTGGGACCACCAGGCACAAGAAAAGCTCCCGTATCTCCAGAAAGTTTAACAGTACCACCACAATGGCTGACATTTCCCTCATCAGTGGCTCTTCAAAGACATGAGGCAAGTGCTTTTTGTGCTAATCACTACGAGGAAAATGCTTCAGGGATAGGGGACTTAGAAAGGTTTGCAAAAGTATTCAGTGCCTCCAAAGCTATAATATTTCGTAGTTGCTACGAGATTGAAGGAGACTATTTGAATGCATTTCAGAAATTAGCTGGGAAGCCTGTGATTCCCATAGGTTTATTACCTGTAGAGAGAGGAAATGTTGAAGGGGTTAGGGGTGAGACATTTGAGTGGCTTGATAGACAAGCATGCAGATCAGTTTTATTTGTAGGGTTTGGCAGTGAGTGCAAGCTGAGCAAGGATCAAGTTTTTGAGATAGCTTATGGAGTTGAGGAGTCTAAATTGCCATTTTTATGGGCACTCAGAAAACCAAGTTGGGCAAACAATGATGAAAATTCTTTACCTTTTGGTTTCATTGAAAGGACATCTAAGAGAGGAATTGTTTGCATGGGATGGATACCACAACAGGAAATATTGGCACATCCGTGTATTGGGGGGTCTTTGTTtcactctggctggggttctgcCATTGAAACCTTGCAGTTTGGTCATACACTAGTTTTGTTACCCTTCATTGCAGATCAACCTCTTAATGCAAGGTTTTTGGTTGAAAAGGGTCTAGCCATTGAAGTTAAACGAAATGCAGATGGGTCATTCAGTAGAAATGACATTGCCACATCTATTAAACAAGCTATGGTATTGGAGGAAGGGAAGAATATCAGAGCTAATACAGGAGAAGCTGCTACAATTGTAGGAAACAGGAAGCTGCACCAAGATCATTACATAGCTGCATTTGTTCAGTTTCTTAAGAAATGA
- the LOC108321600 gene encoding mechanosensitive ion channel protein 1, mitochondrial isoform X2 has protein sequence MAAVRASSVRRIGITINVSFSTELVQHRHSHHSVFMNLARLPSDLPSHPYYKRELQSAKNQFSNLASESFGSRHQFGTRSNVSYNPRFSSYCFRSALPFASASHVLNRRFYSSTVGGDKGSRDAGTEVSAGSGASDMNTTGDSVAGGDWAERIRDVWKSVGESASYAGEKVKSTSDDLSPYAQQLLDSHPYLGKVVIPVGGTLTATLIAWFLMPVILRKFHRYAMQGPVSLLPGSMSGDPVPYEKSFWGAMEDPVRYLVTFMAFSQIGVMVAPTTITAEYLAPVWRGAVIVSFVWFLHRWKTNVFARTLSSQSLLGLDRDKVLALDKISSIGLFVIGIMAFAEACGVAVQSIVTVGGIGGVATAFAAKDILGNVFSGLSMQFSKPFSVGDTIKAGSIEGQVVEMGLTTTSLLSSEKFPVIVPNSFFSSQRKDELYSAEQEILLLAVQIIKNHGVALGSTWQEMPSK, from the exons ATGGCAGCTGTTAGGGCTTCCTCTGTAAGACGTATAGGAATCACAATCAATGTTTCTTTCAGTACGGAATTAGTTCAGCACCGTCACTCTCACCATAGTGTGTTCATGAACCTTGCAAGGTTGCCGAGTGATTTACCTAGTCATCCTTATTACAAAAGAGAGTTGCAGTCTGCTAAGAATCAGTTTAGTAACTTGGCTTCTGAATCCTTTGGAAGTAGACACCAATTTGGTACTAGATCCAATGTATCGTATAATCCTAGATTCTCTAGCTATTGTTTTCGGAGTGCCCTTCCTTTTGCTTCTGCGAGCCACGTGTTGAATCGCCGATTTTATTCGTCGACGGTGGGTGGTGATAAAGGAAGTAGAGATGCTGGTACAGAAGTCTCTGCCGGTTCTGGTGCGAGTGACATGAATACCACTGGTGATTCTGTTGCTGGGGGTGATTGGGCTGAGAGGATTAGAGATGTTTGGAAGAGTGTGGGAGAGTCAGCATCATATGCTGGGGAAAAGGTTAAATCAACGTCCGATGATCTCAGTCCATATGCTCAGCAGTTGCTTGATTCACACCCATATTTAGGCAAGGTGGTTATTCCGGTTGGTGGTACTTTAACTGCTACGCTAATAGCTTGGTTCTTGATGCCTGTGATTTTGAGGAAATTTCACAGATATGCAATGCAAGGTCCCGTTTCTCTATTGCCAGGAAGCATGTCTGGAGATCCAGTTCCTTACGAGAAAAGCTTCTGGGGTGCTATGGAGGATCCTGTGCGATATTTAGTTACCTTTATGGCATTCTCACAAAT TGGTGTAATGGTAGCTCCAACAACTATAACCGCAGAATATCTTGCACCAGTTTGGAGGGGTGCAGTCATAGTTTCATTTGTATGGTTTTTGCATAGATGGAAAACAAATGTTTTTGCACGGACATTGTCCAGTCAAAGTTTACTTGGACTTGATAGGGACAAAGTGCTCGCTCTTGACAAAATCTCATCAATTGGTCTATTTGTGATTGGTATAATGGCTTTTGCTGAGGCTTGTGGTGTGGCCGTGCAATCTATTGTTACTGTTGGTGGTATAGGAG GAGTGGCTACTGCTTTTGCTGCCAAGGACATTCTTGGCAACGTGTTTAGTGGTTTATCTATGCAGTTTTCTAAGCCTTTTTCAGTTGGAGATACAATAAAA GCAGGCTCGATAGAGGGTCAAGTGGTGGAAATGGGTCTTACTACTACATCTTTGCTGAGTTCAGAGAAGTTTCCAGTCATTGTTCcaaactcatttttttctaGCCAG CGCAAAGATGAACTATACTCTGCTGAACAAGAAATTCTGCTTCTGGCAGTTCAGATCATTAAAAATCATGGGGTTGCTCTCGGCAGCACATGGCAAGAAATGCCTTCTAAATGA
- the LOC108321600 gene encoding mechanosensitive ion channel protein 1, mitochondrial isoform X1 — MAAVRASSVRRIGITINVSFSTELVQHRHSHHSVFMNLARLPSDLPSHPYYKRELQSAKNQFSNLASESFGSRHQFGTRSNVSYNPRFSSYCFRSALPFASASHVLNRRFYSSTVGGDKGSRDAGTEVSAGSGASDMNTTGDSVAGGDWAERIRDVWKSVGESASYAGEKVKSTSDDLSPYAQQLLDSHPYLGKVVIPVGGTLTATLIAWFLMPVILRKFHRYAMQGPVSLLPGSMSGDPVPYEKSFWGAMEDPVRYLVTFMAFSQIGVMVAPTTITAEYLAPVWRGAVIVSFVWFLHRWKTNVFARTLSSQSLLGLDRDKVLALDKISSIGLFVIGIMAFAEACGVAVQSIVTVGGIGGVATAFAAKDILGNVFSGLSMQFSKPFSVGDTIKAGSIEGQVVEMGLTTTSLLSSEKFPVIVPNSFFSSQVIVNKSRAEYRAIISKIPLQSEDISKIPQISDDVKSMLRSNAKVFLGKDVPYCFLSRIESSYAELTLGYNLKHMRKDELYSAEQEILLLAVQIIKNHGVALGSTWQEMPSK, encoded by the exons ATGGCAGCTGTTAGGGCTTCCTCTGTAAGACGTATAGGAATCACAATCAATGTTTCTTTCAGTACGGAATTAGTTCAGCACCGTCACTCTCACCATAGTGTGTTCATGAACCTTGCAAGGTTGCCGAGTGATTTACCTAGTCATCCTTATTACAAAAGAGAGTTGCAGTCTGCTAAGAATCAGTTTAGTAACTTGGCTTCTGAATCCTTTGGAAGTAGACACCAATTTGGTACTAGATCCAATGTATCGTATAATCCTAGATTCTCTAGCTATTGTTTTCGGAGTGCCCTTCCTTTTGCTTCTGCGAGCCACGTGTTGAATCGCCGATTTTATTCGTCGACGGTGGGTGGTGATAAAGGAAGTAGAGATGCTGGTACAGAAGTCTCTGCCGGTTCTGGTGCGAGTGACATGAATACCACTGGTGATTCTGTTGCTGGGGGTGATTGGGCTGAGAGGATTAGAGATGTTTGGAAGAGTGTGGGAGAGTCAGCATCATATGCTGGGGAAAAGGTTAAATCAACGTCCGATGATCTCAGTCCATATGCTCAGCAGTTGCTTGATTCACACCCATATTTAGGCAAGGTGGTTATTCCGGTTGGTGGTACTTTAACTGCTACGCTAATAGCTTGGTTCTTGATGCCTGTGATTTTGAGGAAATTTCACAGATATGCAATGCAAGGTCCCGTTTCTCTATTGCCAGGAAGCATGTCTGGAGATCCAGTTCCTTACGAGAAAAGCTTCTGGGGTGCTATGGAGGATCCTGTGCGATATTTAGTTACCTTTATGGCATTCTCACAAAT TGGTGTAATGGTAGCTCCAACAACTATAACCGCAGAATATCTTGCACCAGTTTGGAGGGGTGCAGTCATAGTTTCATTTGTATGGTTTTTGCATAGATGGAAAACAAATGTTTTTGCACGGACATTGTCCAGTCAAAGTTTACTTGGACTTGATAGGGACAAAGTGCTCGCTCTTGACAAAATCTCATCAATTGGTCTATTTGTGATTGGTATAATGGCTTTTGCTGAGGCTTGTGGTGTGGCCGTGCAATCTATTGTTACTGTTGGTGGTATAGGAG GAGTGGCTACTGCTTTTGCTGCCAAGGACATTCTTGGCAACGTGTTTAGTGGTTTATCTATGCAGTTTTCTAAGCCTTTTTCAGTTGGAGATACAATAAAA GCAGGCTCGATAGAGGGTCAAGTGGTGGAAATGGGTCTTACTACTACATCTTTGCTGAGTTCAGAGAAGTTTCCAGTCATTGTTCcaaactcatttttttctaGCCAG GTTATTGTGAATAAGTCCCGTGCTGAATATCGTGCCATTATTAGCAAAATTCCTCTGCAAAGTGAGGATATAAGTAAGATTCCCCAGATATCAGATGATGTAAAAAGCATGCTCAGGTCAAATGCAAAGGTTTTCTTAGGGAAAGATGTTCCCTACTGTTTCTTATCCCGTATAGAAAGTTCATATGCAGAATTGACTCTTGGGTACAACCTCAAACATATG CGCAAAGATGAACTATACTCTGCTGAACAAGAAATTCTGCTTCTGGCAGTTCAGATCATTAAAAATCATGGGGTTGCTCTCGGCAGCACATGGCAAGAAATGCCTTCTAAATGA